Proteins encoded together in one Pseudomonadota bacterium window:
- a CDS encoding AAA family ATPase, with protein MREAEFRAWLKQRGVSQNSINTRSYAIRTINKNLSALGWPDSNLDDLVNNGEIEQLRETMKDLRKDAKSGGEKFRILMPESSNPDGRLTSWISWLGQYEQFATGASSRAAPEFESLYRLWDEFLETWPLERLQSMTLGEYSSAGSKDSLTYWLEARLGEMGSIWGGSAFKFGIFSRANTEAKSSNKTHSYDDDYGWSSELGNSADEAFTRVRASILSIVQAARAGNMEAVQAHKSVWQVVAWKLAFHFQDREHPSIVNIFKHDWLVDHLGLTDKKTSRPEIYRLLLSQRESGEGILEFGHRIWTEMESKRQDQNANQVTEGEDVDAPPHIPQNLILHGPPGTGKTYHTAYEAVRLCNGSAPEDRNELMEQYNLLVDQDRIAFVTFHQNFSYEDFVEGLRPSQQDEDGEQIESGFRLAPEAGIFRKIAERAQIFQARQSGGIDLTGRRFFKISLGEAAKPEQAYLFDEAMDGGFIHIGDDGGIDWRQERFVDKQSMIDGYAEAHNGERLHPNSGLIEYPYRLKLRARPRDIVIVTKGNLLFRAIGEIYGEYEQVSRKEDDYTMRRRVRWLWEDRSGVDHSVICRKRFSQVTMYEFSNSDLKLDAIAQLVDEKDEGLEQSGDSLPYVLIIDEINRANVSKVFGELITLVEPDKRLGQANALTVKLPYSKQDFGVPSNLHIIGTMNTADRSIALLDTALRRRFDFKELAPDTSVEAFKSAEGQTGLPLSRILQTINDRIEYLIDRDHRIGHAFFIGCKTRDDVDAVMRDKVIPLVQEYFFEDWSRVQSVLGKGFIGSKQLKAPPGIDGPEQRSYFVQTGNGETGGRFPANAYDLLLREEEDFEALHKDEDI; from the coding sequence TTGCGTGAAGCGGAATTCAGAGCCTGGTTAAAACAGCGCGGCGTAAGTCAGAACTCCATCAACACGCGCAGCTATGCGATCCGCACAATCAACAAGAATTTGTCGGCACTCGGCTGGCCTGACAGTAATTTGGACGATCTCGTCAATAACGGCGAAATCGAGCAACTTCGCGAAACGATGAAGGATCTCCGGAAGGATGCGAAATCTGGCGGCGAAAAGTTTCGAATTCTAATGCCCGAGTCCAGCAATCCAGATGGCAGATTGACAAGCTGGATCAGTTGGTTGGGTCAATATGAACAGTTCGCAACTGGGGCTTCGTCACGTGCAGCACCCGAATTTGAAAGCCTTTACCGGCTTTGGGATGAGTTTCTCGAGACCTGGCCGCTGGAAAGACTGCAATCGATGACGCTGGGTGAGTATAGCTCGGCGGGTTCCAAGGACAGCCTTACATATTGGCTCGAAGCCAGACTGGGTGAGATGGGGAGCATTTGGGGAGGCTCGGCCTTCAAATTTGGAATCTTCTCCCGGGCAAACACTGAAGCCAAAAGCAGCAACAAGACGCACTCATATGACGATGACTATGGGTGGAGCAGTGAGCTGGGTAACAGTGCCGATGAGGCCTTCACCAGGGTCAGAGCATCAATTCTCTCGATCGTACAGGCAGCGCGAGCGGGCAACATGGAAGCCGTCCAAGCACATAAATCTGTCTGGCAGGTTGTTGCCTGGAAGCTTGCTTTCCATTTCCAGGACCGCGAGCATCCATCAATCGTCAATATTTTCAAGCATGATTGGTTGGTCGATCATCTGGGCCTGACCGACAAGAAGACATCGCGACCAGAAATCTATAGGTTGTTGCTGTCGCAACGCGAGAGCGGTGAAGGCATTCTCGAATTTGGCCATCGGATATGGACAGAGATGGAAAGCAAGCGACAAGATCAAAACGCAAACCAGGTGACAGAAGGTGAAGATGTGGACGCGCCACCGCACATACCACAAAATCTCATTCTCCATGGCCCCCCGGGTACCGGCAAAACGTATCACACAGCATATGAAGCGGTGAGGCTGTGTAATGGCTCGGCACCGGAAGACCGTAACGAACTCATGGAGCAATATAATCTGCTGGTCGACCAAGACCGCATTGCTTTTGTGACATTCCATCAGAATTTCTCGTATGAAGATTTTGTCGAAGGCTTGCGGCCCAGCCAGCAGGATGAGGATGGAGAGCAGATCGAAAGCGGCTTTCGTCTGGCTCCCGAAGCTGGGATTTTCCGGAAGATCGCCGAACGGGCGCAGATTTTCCAGGCAAGGCAATCTGGTGGCATCGACCTAACGGGTCGCCGTTTCTTCAAGATATCCCTCGGCGAAGCGGCGAAACCCGAACAAGCCTATTTGTTTGATGAGGCCATGGACGGAGGCTTTATCCATATCGGCGACGATGGTGGAATAGATTGGAGGCAAGAGCGCTTCGTCGACAAGCAATCCATGATCGACGGCTATGCCGAGGCTCATAACGGAGAAAGGCTCCACCCGAATAGCGGCCTGATCGAATACCCTTACAGGCTAAAATTGCGTGCGCGACCCAGGGACATAGTCATCGTCACCAAGGGCAATCTGCTGTTCCGTGCCATTGGCGAAATTTACGGAGAGTATGAACAGGTATCGCGGAAAGAAGACGATTACACGATGCGCCGGCGGGTAAGATGGCTCTGGGAAGACCGATCAGGCGTCGATCACAGTGTAATTTGTCGCAAACGCTTCTCTCAGGTCACGATGTACGAATTCTCGAACAGCGATCTGAAGCTTGATGCGATTGCTCAGCTTGTTGACGAGAAAGACGAAGGCCTTGAGCAGAGCGGTGATAGCCTTCCCTATGTGCTGATCATTGACGAGATCAACCGCGCAAATGTCTCAAAGGTTTTTGGCGAGCTGATTACCCTTGTTGAGCCAGACAAGCGACTGGGTCAGGCAAATGCTCTGACAGTGAAATTGCCTTACTCGAAACAGGATTTCGGGGTGCCTTCCAATCTTCATATAATCGGCACGATGAACACCGCCGACCGTTCTATCGCGCTTCTGGACACTGCATTGCGGCGACGCTTCGACTTCAAAGAGCTTGCACCCGACACCAGCGTTGAGGCGTTCAAATCGGCTGAGGGCCAAACTGGCTTGCCGCTCAGCAGAATTCTGCAAACAATCAATGACCGCATTGAATATCTGATCGACCGGGATCACCGAATTGGCCATGCATTCTTCATTGGTTGCAAAACGCGCGATGACGTTGATGCTGTGATGCGAGACAAAGTCATTCCCTTGGTACAAGAGTATTTCTTCGAGGATTGGTCGCGTGTGCAATCAGTCCTTGGCAAAGGGTTCATAGGCTCAAAACAACTCAAAGCGCCCCCGGGGATCGATGGCCCGGAACAGCGCAGTTATTTTGTCCAAACAGGCAATGGCGAAACCGGAGGCAGATTCCCTGCCAATGCCTATGATCTCCTGTTGCGTGAAGAGGAGGACTTCGAAGCGCTCCATAAGGATGAGGATATTTGA
- a CDS encoding calmodulin-binding protein produces the protein MTHLSCLEWSEVPVHNGKAGVPSGHFSRDQANSILSAAKAHPLSGKDGSQIIEDRHSCLRTKQMVGVIAAEGCSLEILPKIDGNGPAAIRHHLVSMLDLVLKLNIGTGNSANLGTQRESLLEIVIRHFADALLSEVRRGLPRRYLAHEDDLPQLRGRLNIGRQFTQLAVRLDKVASRFDALSHDIPLLQIMKATVNFVLHHSRNPKTTRRLDELRFLLAEVSDIPVSALPWNAIHINRTNYRWQSLLEISRLFLKRDWQNTKAERDGLGGLSLLFPMNDLFEEYVEALLGKAARRLPFDIKSQGGRKFCLFEESAEPGPFFQTKPDFMLLQEGKVVSLIDAKWKRLVPKTRDKKQQISQADVYQMMAYSRLYDCPDLVLLYPHHIRLGNAPFERVFRLNGGQGHDRLSVVTLDIAQPPNAVLNALADLLERRLPARAQHLLQSPPSGGSLD, from the coding sequence TTGACCCATCTTTCCTGCCTCGAATGGTCGGAAGTACCAGTACATAATGGCAAGGCGGGGGTTCCTTCAGGACACTTTTCACGAGATCAGGCCAACTCGATCTTGAGTGCTGCCAAAGCGCATCCTCTCTCCGGAAAGGATGGTTCGCAAATCATCGAGGATCGACACAGCTGCCTGAGAACCAAGCAAATGGTTGGCGTGATCGCCGCCGAGGGATGCTCACTTGAGATATTGCCCAAGATTGATGGCAATGGGCCTGCTGCAATCCGCCATCACCTCGTGTCGATGCTTGATCTTGTACTCAAGCTCAATATCGGAACAGGGAATTCAGCCAACCTCGGCACGCAAAGGGAAAGCCTGCTCGAGATTGTCATCAGGCACTTTGCCGATGCCTTGCTTTCCGAGGTACGAAGAGGTTTGCCAAGGCGTTACCTGGCCCATGAAGATGACCTGCCGCAACTTCGTGGACGCCTCAACATAGGAAGGCAATTCACCCAGCTTGCGGTTCGGCTGGACAAGGTCGCAAGCCGCTTTGATGCGCTTTCGCACGATATCCCTTTGCTGCAGATCATGAAGGCGACCGTCAATTTTGTTTTGCACCATAGCCGGAATCCGAAAACAACCAGACGCCTGGATGAACTCCGTTTCCTTCTTGCCGAGGTCAGTGATATCCCGGTGAGTGCATTGCCGTGGAACGCGATCCACATCAATCGTACTAACTACCGTTGGCAGTCACTGCTCGAAATATCGCGACTGTTCCTCAAGCGCGATTGGCAGAACACAAAGGCTGAACGTGACGGACTAGGCGGACTTTCGCTTCTATTCCCCATGAACGACTTGTTCGAAGAGTATGTTGAGGCGCTCCTCGGCAAAGCCGCCAGAAGGTTGCCATTTGACATCAAGTCGCAAGGCGGGCGCAAATTCTGTCTTTTCGAGGAATCGGCAGAGCCCGGACCATTCTTTCAAACCAAGCCCGACTTTATGCTGCTGCAAGAAGGGAAAGTCGTCTCGCTGATTGATGCAAAGTGGAAGCGGCTTGTGCCAAAAACCCGGGACAAGAAGCAGCAAATTTCGCAAGCTGATGTCTATCAGATGATGGCCTATTCGCGGCTCTATGACTGTCCGGACCTGGTGCTCCTATATCCGCATCACATCAGGCTGGGAAATGCGCCTTTCGAGCGCGTCTTCCGATTGAATGGGGGACAAGGGCATGATCGTTTGTCTGTTGTTACGCTCGATATAGCGCAACCTCCGAACGCTGTGCTCAATGCGCTCGCCGACCTGCTTGAGCGAAGACTTCCGGCAAGGGCGCAACACCTGCTCCAATCTCCACCTTCTGGCGGTTCTCTGGATTAG
- a CDS encoding fumarylacetoacetate hydrolase family protein yields the protein MKRGAIIVGTVMLLLAVGLLIAWATSPDPRYNIASFEDKPLQSTIAPLEEAVTLAQFRDSRGVTHTILVTGFAGETVIGVDLVAMGADPAVDPFAALASLPYVPNSASDIASAPTITIAVSDLLASGSSGAQHIGTGTNFPEHAEEANSASVFQFPKFGTATPARTQVKAAPGILLDYEVELCMRFDRDIASPADFDAAVKGIFLCGDFTNRNALVELADPDNLDSGSGFSDAKSGPDFFPTGPFLVIPKDWSSFVRKLRMTTSVNGEPRQDARGGEMTLDFRQLTEKALADMQQPRFLYQGEYTSLAEDGKIGAGMTLMSGTAEGTIFTPPTRGDLIEGVASYIASGGPFSKRGLVETAKATFIENENSSEHFLQPGDKVQYRSSCLGSIEVKVIG from the coding sequence ATGAAACGCGGCGCTATCATTGTCGGCACTGTCATGTTGCTGCTTGCTGTTGGTTTGCTGATTGCCTGGGCCACATCACCCGACCCGAGATACAACATCGCCAGCTTTGAGGACAAACCTCTGCAATCGACAATCGCACCGCTTGAGGAAGCAGTTACCTTGGCACAGTTTCGTGATTCACGGGGCGTGACACACACTATATTAGTGACTGGATTTGCAGGCGAAACCGTGATCGGCGTCGATCTTGTGGCAATGGGTGCAGACCCTGCGGTTGATCCGTTCGCGGCTCTCGCCTCGCTGCCCTATGTGCCGAACAGCGCCAGCGACATTGCCAGCGCGCCGACAATAACAATCGCCGTGTCTGATCTGCTTGCAAGTGGCAGCAGTGGCGCACAGCATATCGGCACCGGAACCAACTTTCCCGAACACGCCGAAGAAGCCAATAGCGCATCGGTCTTCCAATTCCCCAAATTCGGCACAGCAACACCGGCAAGGACACAGGTAAAAGCCGCGCCCGGCATATTGCTGGATTATGAGGTGGAACTGTGCATGCGCTTTGACCGCGATATCGCTTCGCCTGCCGACTTTGACGCAGCGGTGAAGGGTATTTTCCTATGTGGCGATTTCACAAACCGCAACGCACTGGTAGAACTGGCCGATCCCGACAATCTCGATTCCGGCTCCGGTTTCAGCGATGCCAAGAGTGGGCCCGATTTCTTCCCGACAGGGCCATTCCTTGTCATCCCCAAAGACTGGTCAAGCTTTGTCCGAAAGCTGCGCATGACGACAAGCGTCAATGGTGAGCCACGCCAGGATGCGCGCGGCGGCGAAATGACACTAGATTTCCGCCAACTGACTGAAAAGGCGCTTGCAGACATGCAGCAGCCGCGTTTCCTCTATCAGGGAGAGTATACCTCCCTGGCTGAGGACGGGAAAATAGGCGCTGGCATGACTTTGATGTCTGGAACAGCAGAAGGAACGATCTTTACGCCACCGACGCGCGGTGACCTGATAGAAGGTGTGGCAAGCTATATCGCAAGCGGAGGGCCATTTTCAAAGCGCGGGCTTGTCGAAACGGCCAAGGCCACCTTTATTGAGAATGAGAATTCTTCAGAGCACTTCCTGCAACCAGGCGACAAAGTTCAATATCGATCATCTTGTCTGGGCAGCATTGAAGTGAAAGTTATCGGCTAA
- a CDS encoding sulfatase-like hydrolase/transferase produces MPRFSRRDVIGAGLGLGAVGAAGYGLGWFAPTEAPGTRAVSFGAPLPKARNDLNLLILMVDQERAWETLPTNLAMPNHHRIAEKGTMFTNMNVTSPLCTPSRSVFWTGQHVQHTKVQDNTNVPLIGRPLNPAIPTFGHMLRDAGFYTAYKGKWHLHDLPQHAAWEQAPDRATALEPYGYADYGWGPELIDSQHGWKFDGRIAQDAAQWLTGKAPRLDQPWALTVSFVNPHDIMYFDATGDQAGTRVQNSFPGPVLPMPDDPLYHSSESFGLPRDFRASDYPGRIATQADYETFMDDFYGSMPHNDIVAWTRFSDYYYSCIRDVDRHLGTVLDALEQSGQAENTIIVLTSDHGEMGGVHGLRQKGPWMYRENLNVPFVVSHPDARTSRKNTGLVSALDFSPTMLGLAGMGQSEVTGRYPAMKGRDVSGELAAGSTERSRSGEGALITYSVIHHSDPHFARAGLKNQATDSLTEKLRNSADAGVLPDLGKRSFMRGIVTDNYKFGRYFSPRDHHRPETLDDLKARNDLELFDLQADPGESENLIATGRVSDDVILALNNRLNALIDAEIGPDDGRDMPGPAFYWRG; encoded by the coding sequence ATGCCTCGCTTCTCTCGCCGGGACGTGATTGGCGCAGGCCTTGGCCTCGGAGCCGTTGGGGCTGCGGGCTATGGGCTGGGCTGGTTTGCACCAACAGAAGCGCCCGGAACGCGCGCAGTCAGTTTCGGTGCGCCTCTTCCCAAGGCACGAAACGACCTTAATCTGCTGATCCTCATGGTGGATCAGGAGCGCGCTTGGGAGACGCTGCCGACTAATCTCGCCATGCCCAATCACCACCGGATTGCGGAAAAGGGCACGATGTTCACCAACATGAACGTCACATCGCCCTTGTGCACGCCGTCACGCTCTGTGTTTTGGACTGGCCAGCATGTCCAGCACACAAAGGTGCAGGACAACACCAATGTGCCGCTGATCGGCAGGCCGCTGAATCCGGCCATTCCGACGTTTGGCCATATGCTGCGTGATGCCGGGTTTTACACCGCCTATAAGGGGAAGTGGCATCTGCACGACCTGCCGCAGCACGCGGCCTGGGAGCAGGCACCGGATAGGGCAACGGCCCTGGAGCCCTATGGATATGCCGATTATGGCTGGGGCCCGGAACTGATCGACAGCCAGCATGGATGGAAGTTTGACGGCCGGATAGCGCAGGATGCTGCACAATGGCTTACGGGCAAGGCCCCAAGGCTTGATCAGCCCTGGGCGCTGACTGTCAGCTTCGTCAATCCGCATGATATCATGTACTTTGATGCTACAGGGGATCAGGCTGGCACGCGTGTGCAAAACAGTTTTCCCGGCCCGGTTCTGCCGATGCCCGACGATCCGCTTTATCATAGCAGTGAGAGCTTTGGCCTGCCCCGCGATTTTCGCGCCTCGGACTATCCCGGGAGAATAGCGACACAGGCGGATTATGAGACCTTTATGGACGATTTCTACGGGTCCATGCCGCATAATGATATCGTGGCATGGACCCGCTTCAGCGACTATTATTATAGCTGCATTCGCGATGTCGACCGGCACCTTGGCACCGTACTCGATGCGCTGGAACAAAGTGGTCAGGCTGAGAACACAATCATTGTCCTGACCTCTGATCACGGAGAAATGGGCGGTGTCCACGGACTGCGACAGAAAGGACCGTGGATGTATCGTGAAAATCTCAACGTCCCCTTTGTGGTGTCGCACCCCGATGCGCGCACCTCGCGCAAAAATACGGGCCTGGTATCCGCGCTTGACTTTTCCCCCACTATGCTCGGCCTTGCCGGAATGGGCCAAAGCGAGGTGACCGGCCGCTATCCGGCGATGAAAGGCAGAGATGTGTCGGGCGAGCTGGCCGCCGGATCAACCGAACGCAGCCGTTCGGGCGAAGGCGCGTTGATTACCTATAGTGTCATCCACCATAGCGATCCGCACTTTGCCCGCGCAGGACTGAAGAATCAGGCAACGGATTCGCTGACGGAAAAGTTGCGCAATAGCGCCGATGCAGGCGTTCTTCCTGATCTTGGCAAGCGCAGTTTCATGCGTGGCATCGTCACCGACAATTACAAATTTGGCCGCTATTTCTCGCCGCGCGATCACCATCGGCCAGAGACGCTGGATGATCTCAAGGCGCGAAACGATCTGGAGCTGTTTGATCTGCAGGCGGACCCCGGCGAGAGCGAAAACCTGATCGCCACGGGCAGAGTTTCAGACGATGTCATCCTTGCCCTTAACAACCGTCTGAACGCGTTGATTGATGCCGAGATAGGTCCTGATGACGGGCGTGATATGCCGGGTCCGGCCTTTTACTGGCGCGGATAA
- a CDS encoding FAD-binding oxidoreductase — protein sequence MKRPKGPGRVWKRGDAGFDKAVLSTSFNARDPGCRPEMLVEANDVKDVVAALEQARGNDWNVSIVSGGHSWAQNHLREGALLLSMARINQIEINAEARTAKVGPGCWGLDLDRALKKHKLFFPIAHAPDVALGGFLLQGGFGWGSRELGLATQSVIGMDLVLADGRQIHASENENADIFWAARGSGPGFFAVVLCYHLKLHPRHKHTALKMQIFKRKHLDALYRWADEIGPEVPRSVEFQMVITPKAGGIFGPGIEVVAPVLAGSRKEAKEAVRFLDESPIRHLASFTTPLIPISTSLMSIGANITHFPPDVRWCADNIWTEAPIDDLLPGLRNIADTMPPAPSHSLWLNWQPPSERPDMAFGLESKHYLAVYGEWKHAEDDHKYEGWATECMEQMQQHALGIQLADENLGNRPARFTRDAKLQRLDALRAKYDPDGLFNAWMGRHDRNKQTRKASLAEA from the coding sequence ATGAAACGCCCCAAGGGACCAGGCCGTGTCTGGAAACGCGGCGATGCTGGCTTTGACAAGGCCGTACTCAGCACCAGCTTCAATGCGCGCGACCCAGGATGCAGACCTGAGATGCTGGTTGAAGCCAATGATGTAAAGGATGTCGTCGCAGCGCTTGAGCAAGCGCGGGGTAATGATTGGAATGTCAGTATCGTCTCGGGCGGGCATAGCTGGGCGCAGAACCATCTGCGCGAGGGCGCGTTGTTGCTCAGCATGGCGCGGATCAACCAGATCGAAATCAATGCTGAAGCGCGCACTGCCAAGGTCGGCCCGGGCTGCTGGGGTCTTGACCTCGACCGCGCACTGAAGAAGCACAAGCTTTTCTTCCCCATCGCGCATGCCCCGGACGTGGCGCTGGGCGGGTTTCTGCTTCAGGGTGGCTTTGGTTGGGGCAGCCGTGAGCTTGGTCTCGCCACGCAAAGTGTTATCGGGATGGATCTGGTACTTGCGGACGGAAGACAAATCCATGCCAGCGAAAACGAAAATGCGGATATCTTCTGGGCCGCGCGCGGCTCTGGCCCCGGGTTCTTTGCAGTGGTCTTATGCTATCATCTGAAACTCCATCCGCGACATAAGCATACTGCGCTCAAGATGCAGATATTCAAACGCAAGCACCTTGACGCGCTGTATCGCTGGGCTGACGAGATCGGCCCTGAGGTACCGCGCTCGGTAGAGTTTCAGATGGTGATCACGCCCAAGGCTGGCGGCATATTCGGACCGGGTATCGAGGTGGTCGCACCTGTACTTGCAGGCAGCCGCAAAGAGGCGAAGGAAGCCGTGCGTTTCCTTGACGAGAGCCCGATCCGGCACCTTGCCAGCTTCACCACCCCGCTTATCCCGATCAGCACCAGTCTGATGTCGATCGGCGCCAATATCACGCACTTCCCGCCCGATGTGCGCTGGTGCGCGGACAATATCTGGACCGAAGCGCCTATCGATGATTTGCTGCCGGGCCTGCGCAATATTGCCGACACCATGCCGCCCGCGCCGAGCCATAGTCTGTGGCTAAATTGGCAGCCACCCAGTGAGCGCCCAGATATGGCGTTCGGGCTGGAATCCAAACATTATCTCGCTGTTTACGGCGAATGGAAGCATGCCGAAGACGATCACAAATATGAAGGCTGGGCTACCGAATGTATGGAGCAGATGCAGCAGCATGCGCTCGGTATCCAGCTGGCGGATGAAAATCTGGGCAACCGGCCAGCGCGCTTTACCCGGGATGCAAAACTGCAACGCCTTGATGCACTGCGCGCGAAATATGATCCTGATGGTTTGTTCAATGCCTGGATGGGGCGCCATGACCGGAACAAGCAGACACGCAAAGCTTCTCTTGCAGAAGCATGA
- a CDS encoding TetR/AcrR family transcriptional regulator, translating to MTRREEAKAFNRARITAAAEDIIRKDGMEALSMRRLAEQAGVSLRTPYNLFGSKTDVLLALIEGAEFDPMQLMAGEADQLVTIMLLAAIDRIESFFARDEVFYRDIYGAIMTSDHQEVRIDGVERVVATGQMMVGYALANGELTPETDAPQLGRHLALQLLALLGMWGAGFFSNHECMAQVRRGWCAVLLNHCTDKAKPLLQQAYDTALSGGE from the coding sequence ATGACACGTCGAGAAGAAGCCAAAGCGTTTAATCGCGCCCGCATAACCGCTGCTGCGGAGGACATCATCCGCAAGGACGGCATGGAAGCGCTATCCATGCGTCGCCTGGCCGAGCAGGCAGGTGTCAGCCTGCGCACACCCTATAATCTGTTTGGTTCCAAAACCGATGTATTGCTGGCGCTGATCGAAGGAGCGGAATTCGATCCGATGCAGCTTATGGCTGGTGAAGCAGACCAGCTGGTGACCATCATGCTGTTGGCGGCGATTGACCGGATTGAGTCCTTCTTTGCCAGAGATGAAGTCTTTTATCGCGACATTTACGGTGCGATCATGACATCTGATCATCAAGAGGTACGCATTGACGGCGTCGAACGCGTTGTTGCAACCGGGCAGATGATGGTGGGCTATGCTCTCGCCAATGGCGAGCTTACGCCTGAAACCGATGCGCCGCAGCTTGGCCGCCATCTTGCGCTGCAGTTGCTCGCGCTGCTCGGCATGTGGGGTGCGGGCTTCTTTTCCAATCATGAGTGTATGGCACAGGTGCGGCGTGGCTGGTGCGCTGTACTGCTGAACCACTGCACCGACAAAGCAAAGCCGCTGCTGCAGCAGGCCTATGACACAGCACTATCGGGAGGAGAGTGA
- a CDS encoding glutathione S-transferase family protein — translation MKLDKSDIATGEVLAWKGLHLLNNAQSSCSQKIRVLLAEKGLAYRSREIDLKKLEHTTPWFLGINPRGVVPVLVDNGDVHIESNDILAYLEERYPGEESWFPTNAEEEREAQKLLDLEASLHPQLRAITMGFLAPNKMMTKSEAELEAYLANGPDNSYRQEQVQWWRNFADNGISRDDARDAVSAFHQAFCQLEIRLGKAEWLIADHPTVVDIAWFINIHRLALAGYPLDEHPALAVYYQRLLKRPAWAREISKAPFALRLAAPLYRLLRRLQGSHLAPVYAELEPFHANTPSETVSAA, via the coding sequence ATGAAACTGGATAAATCAGATATAGCCACAGGCGAAGTGCTGGCCTGGAAAGGGCTGCACCTGCTCAACAACGCGCAGAGCAGCTGCTCGCAAAAAATACGCGTCTTGCTGGCGGAGAAAGGCCTAGCTTACAGATCGCGCGAAATTGACCTGAAAAAGCTTGAGCACACAACGCCCTGGTTTCTCGGCATTAATCCGCGCGGCGTTGTCCCAGTGCTGGTTGATAATGGCGATGTCCATATCGAGAGCAATGATATTCTGGCCTATCTCGAAGAGCGCTATCCGGGCGAAGAAAGCTGGTTTCCAACCAACGCAGAAGAAGAACGAGAAGCGCAAAAGCTTCTCGACCTCGAGGCATCGCTACACCCGCAATTGCGCGCCATCACTATGGGGTTTCTCGCGCCGAATAAGATGATGACAAAAAGCGAGGCGGAGCTGGAGGCCTATCTCGCCAACGGTCCGGACAATAGCTATCGCCAGGAGCAAGTGCAGTGGTGGCGCAACTTTGCCGATAATGGCATCAGCCGCGATGATGCACGCGATGCGGTCAGCGCTTTCCATCAGGCATTTTGCCAGCTTGAGATACGGTTGGGCAAGGCGGAATGGCTGATAGCCGATCATCCAACCGTTGTGGATATTGCCTGGTTTATCAACATTCACCGTCTGGCACTGGCTGGCTATCCGCTCGACGAGCATCCTGCGCTGGCCGTCTATTATCAACGTTTGTTGAAGCGTCCGGCATGGGCAAGGGAAATCAGCAAAGCACCGTTTGCGCTGCGTCTGGCAGCGCCGCTCTACCGATTGCTGCGGCGCCTGCAGGGTAGCCATTTGGCTCCGGTTTATGCGGAACTGGAGCCGTTTCACGCCAATACTCCTTCCGAGACGGTATCAGCGGCATGA
- a CDS encoding DUF1427 family protein: MIKFVLSFLLALTIGAVARLTGVPVPAPPALIGAMLVLSMTLGYITADHRIRNQKTSASGGDGRSAGYGSGPF; encoded by the coding sequence ATGATAAAGTTTGTACTTTCTTTCCTGCTGGCGCTGACTATCGGCGCGGTTGCACGGCTGACCGGCGTACCTGTACCGGCACCACCAGCTTTAATCGGGGCGATGCTGGTACTTTCCATGACACTGGGATACATCACGGCTGATCACCGGATCAGAAACCAAAAAACGTCTGCGTCTGGCGGCGATGGGCGCTCTGCCGGTTATGGAAGTGGTCCTTTCTGA
- a CDS encoding XapX domain-containing protein — MAYTALIGIVLAFAIGYGCRSFDLPLPAPVKLIGALLVVAMTTGYVAMDMLAQGGYMQTGISGFRLD; from the coding sequence ATGGCCTACACCGCCCTCATAGGCATCGTGCTTGCTTTTGCCATCGGTTATGGCTGTCGCTCCTTTGATCTACCCTTGCCCGCACCTGTAAAACTGATCGGCGCATTATTGGTGGTTGCCATGACCACAGGTTATGTCGCGATGGATATGCTGGCCCAAGGCGGATACATGCAGACGGGAATTTCGGGGTTCAGGCTTGATTGA